Proteins from a genomic interval of Musa acuminata AAA Group cultivar baxijiao chromosome BXJ1-9, Cavendish_Baxijiao_AAA, whole genome shotgun sequence:
- the LOC135592225 gene encoding mitogen-activated protein kinase kinase 1-like, translating to MKGKKQLRQLKLDVTVQEAPVDKFLTASGTFTDGDLRLNQRGLRLISEETQSSRPPDSEDLEFSREDLEVIKVIGKGSGGIVQLVRHKWHGTFYALKGIQMCIQETVRKQIVQELKINKASQCSHVVVCYHSFYHNGVISLVLEYMDRGSLADIIKQVKTILEPYLAVVCMQVLKGLVYLHHERHVIHRDIKPSNLLVNHKGEVKITDFGVSAVLASSMGQRDTFVGTYNYMAPERISGSSYDYKSDIWSLGLVILECAIGHFPYTSTEQEESLSFYELLEAIVDQPPPFAPPDQFSPEFCSFISASIQKDPKQRLSSLELLSHPFIKKFEDKDIDLAILVGSLDPPVNLSE from the exons ATGAAGGGCAAGAAGCAATTGAGGCAGCTCAAGCTCGACGTTACGGTGCAGGAAGCCCCGGTCGACAAGTTCCT GACCGCGAGTGGCACCTTCACAGATGGCGATCTGCGGCTGAATCAGAGAGGGCTCCGGTTGATCTCCGAAGAAACTCAATCTAGTCGG CCACCAGATTCTGAAGACCTGGAGTTCTCGAGGGAAGACCTTGAGGTCATTAAAGTTATTGGAAAGGGAAGTGGAGGTATTGTTCAACTTGTGCGGCACAAGTGGCATGGAACATTTTATGCCCTAAAG GGAATTCAGATGTGTATTCAGGAGACAGTTCGTAAACAAATTGTGCAAGAACTTAAAATAAATAAAGCCTCACAGTGCTCACACGTTGTTGTTTGTTACCATTCTTTCTACCACAATGGTGTTATTTCTCTGGTGCTTGAGTACATGGATCGTGGATCACTTGCAGATATTATAAAGCAAGTCAAAACAATTCTTGAGCCATATCTAGCAGTTGTCTGCATGCAG GTTCTGAAGGGTTTAGTATATCTACACCATGAAAGGCATGTAATTCATAGAGATATAAAGCCATCAAACTTGTTGGTAAATCACAAAGGCGAAGTAAAGATAACTGATTTTGGAGTAAGTGCGGTGCTTGCCAGCTCCATGGGCCAGCGAGATACGTTTGTTGGCACCTATAATTATATGGCG CCTGAACGAATCAGTGGAAGTTCATATGACTATAAAAGTGATATTTGGAGTTTGGGCTTGGTAATACTCGAGTGTGCAATTGGCCATTTTCCTTATACATCAACAGAACAGGAAGAAAGTTTGAGCTTTTATGAACTTCTAGAGGCTATTGTGGATCAACCACCACCTTTTGCTCCACCAGATCAATTCTCCCCAGAGTTCTGTTCATTCATATCAGCTAG CATACAGAAGGATCCTAAACAGCGGTTGTCATCATTGGAGCTTCTG TCTCATCCATTCATCAAAAAATTTGAGGACAAGGATATTGATCTGGCGATCCTTGTTGGCAGCTTAGATCCTCCTGTAAATTTATCCGAGTGA
- the LOC103996545 gene encoding profilin, with protein MSWQTYVDEHLMCEIEGHHLTAAAIVGQDGSVWAQSASFPQVKPEEMTNIINDFNEPGTLAPIGLFLGSTKYMVIQGEPGAVIRGKKGSGGITVKKTNQALIFGIYDEPMTPGQCNMVVERLGDYLIDQGL; from the exons ATGTCGTGGCAAACGTACGTCGATGAACACCTGATGTGCGAGATTGAGGGCCACCACCTCACAGCGGCAGCGATCGTCGGCCAGGACGGCAGCGTCTGGGCGCAGAGCGCGTCCTTCCCTCAG GTTAAGCCTGAGGAGATGACCAATATAATAAATGATTTCAATGAACCTGGAACGCTTGCCCCCATTGGCTTATTTCTTGGATCAACGAAGTACATGGTCATTCAGGGAGAACCTGGAGCTGTTATCCGTGGAAAGAAG GGATCTGGAGGCATCACAGTGAAGAAGACTAACCAAGCATTGATCTTTGGCATCTATGATGAGCCAATGACTCCAGGGCAGTGCAACATGGTTGTGGAGAGGTTGGGTGATTACCTCATTGATCAAGGCCTGTAG